The DNA sequence CTCCCGGTCCCCGTGCATGGCATGGGCCGTCACCAAGAGGACCGGTAGCTGCGCCGTCTCGGGATCACCCTTGAGTATCCGGGTGAGCTGGAGGCCGTCGACCGGCTCGCCCTGGTAGCGACTGTTGGTGAGGAAGACATCCATCAAGACGAGATCCACCGTGCCGGCCCGGCAAAGCGCCACGACCTGGGCCGCGTCCTCCGTCACCTCGACCTGGTGCCCTCCACCCTTGGTCAGCATTCGCTGCATCACCACCGCACTGTCAGGATCATCCTCGACGACCAGGATGCGCGCCATGCTCCTTACTCCTCTCCCGACCTGAGCTCCAACCATCCAATGCACCACCGGCGAGGGGCACCGAAACCACCGCACTGTGCCGCTCCCGCCGTAATGGATGGCGCTTCTCGCCCTCCCATCCGAGCATTCGCACGGCCGCTGGACTCATAAATTTGGGTCAGAGGTTAGATGGCTTCCGAAAGGGCGAATGGGGTTCACCCCAGGCAGCCCAACCCAGCTGATACTCCACCACTCGGAAGCAGTCGACAAACTCACGGATTACCTCCCAGTCGTTGAAGACTTTACAGGTGTGGACGGAGAGTGAGAGGTACCCGAATTTCTCCCAGGTGTAGATATCGGCCCCGCTCTCCGCCCAGTTCAGGTGCACATGGACGCCGCGTCCCATGTCTTCCGGCAGGTCCACTTCGAGGGCAAGCGGGTCGGAAACTACCTGCATCCCGAGTCGATCGCCGAGACGCCGGAGAAAGGCGATCAGTTCTGGTACGGCGGGGATATCGGCAGCAAGCTGGGCACGGATCAGAAGGCGTTGCTCATCAATAGGGAGATTTCGGAGCAGCATCGTCGGTGGTTCCCTCCTTCGGCGAGAGTGGTTTGTGCATGGCTCCCCAGAGCCTACCCTTCCCTCTTCTGTGCTACTCAATGCTCGCGAGTTGCTTTCTGCACTTCGGCGATATGCTCGGTTCCAACCCCCACTCATCTCTTTCGATGGGTTCAGACCGCAGGATCCATCCCCTCCACCCGCTCTGGCGTTCCCTGGTCAGGAGCGCCTTATTGATCCATATTGGCCCGCACGGGTCGGCTGGGCTGAGGTCCACTGCCTGCAAGCGACGGGTCTCAAACGGGTTCCATTCCACAACTACTTCTCCGGCTGGAGTCCTGTAAAACTCCACCAGAACCGGGACAAAGTCGCCCTTATCTGTGACGAGAGGTAAGAAGGATACATACAGAAGGGGTTTCCCTTCCGGATCGAAGGGGGCCTTTACCTTCTCTGCGCTCGCCGTGGTCGAGGATCCCCCGACCAGTACACCAACGAGAAGGATCAAGAAAATTCGCCCCACTTTTCGAAGCATCTTTTCTCCTTTCTTCTCCGCTTCGAGCGCCCCGGGGATCTCTATGAAGATCCAGACCCCGAGCAACCGCATGGACCGCTTGTCCGGCAACCCGATCTGCCTTGGACCTCGCTTCCTCCCCGCCAGCCGCTAGCTGAGTCGCGGCCAGCGTCTCAGGAGGCAGGCAAGGAACGTGCCAGCGAAAAGTGCGGGAGGGCAGACCCGCTCCTTGGGGAGATGATCCGCAGTTCGGCTGATGGAGCCTTCCATGGAGCAATGTGGGAAGAGGCATGGAGCCCCCAGGTGGAAAATTCTGCCTACAGTTGCCGGAGGACCGAGATCTCCAGCCGACGGTTTTGGGGGGAGCCGGACGCAGCGTGCCTTGAGAGTGTCCTTAGATATAACAACAAATTACTCAGCGTTCCTCTCATGGTGGAGATGTCTGGCACGGACATTGCCCAGATAATGCCCCGATCGGTTGAGTGATCTCCTTGAGAACTCTGGACACTCACGGATGGAGGGAGTGAGGAGATGGATAAGCAGAAGACGCTGTCTCGGCAAATCACGAAGGAGAGGGAGGCCGTTCGAACACAACTAATCAGGATGGCTGACCGAAAGATGAATGGCTTCTGGGCGTCCAGCGAGGTGTCGAACGGTGATCCAGAAGACCTGCCCGAGCAGGCCCAACAGGAGCTCCTCCAAGAGCAAGAGACCAGGGCCTATGAGCTCTTAACATCCCGGGCCAAGGCCCTGGATCAGGCCTGGAAGAGCTTTCAGCGAGGGACGTACGGTGTCTGTCGGCTGTGTGAAAAGCAAATCCCTTGGAAGCGGTTGAAGGCCGTCCCCACCGCAACCCTCTGCGTTGCCTGTCAGGAGACGGTCGAATAAGTGGAGTTGAGTCAGTCCCAGCATCCACCTACTTACTGTAAAGGCCCGAGTGCGCGGCAAGAACATATCCCCTGCAAAGTTTTCCACCTGTTCGCCTTCACCGAGTTTTCTCGAATTTTTCACAAGAAGAATCGCGGGCAGGCCAACCGAAAGCCGCTTGTACAGCCTGCAATCCCGTTGGACACAGAATAGGATGAGAGGGGTCTAGGGGGGTGCTTCGCGGTCACCTGCTTGGGAAGGACCCCCGCCCAAGAGTTATTGGGAGAATTTACCTGTCCCGGCGTCCGGTGGTGCGCAGTGGGCCAAGTCCTATAGGATCCTCTGGCGACGGACCCGGCGATCCACGATGTCCTGGATCCATTTCCAGAAACGCTTTTCGTCCTCAACCTTTGGCTTTTTCTCAAGCTGCTCGTGCCAGCCCTGCATTACCTCTGCTTCCACTGGCCACATCCGGAGACGCTGGCGGGGGACCTCGCGTTCCCACGCCGCGGCAACGATAGGGGATGGATACAGAATCCGGATCGTGACGTTCCGGGCCAGGAACTCGAGTGGCGAGACGTCAATCCCTTCATAGCTCGCCTTCTCGATCTTCCCCTTTCCCTTTCTCACGGCCGCAACCTCGGGGACGCCGTCGGTGACGATGACGATGGCAAGGGGGGCGAGAAGCAAGTTCTGCTTTTGCACGACTTCTGAGACTCGCTTGAAAAAGGCGTTGAAGTCCGTCAGGTAATTTCCCTTGGTGCCGAAGAGCTTCTTTAACTTGGCCTCGATCTCGGGGACGCTCTTGCGCTCGAATACCTGGATGGGATGCAAGGTCTTCGGTTCGTCCGGTACATCCCCCCCGAGAGAGCCCACGAAGAGGGCCCGCACCTCCTCGGTCCCCCCGGTGCCGTGCAGATGGCCATAGATGTAGTACGAGAGAAAGCGGAGGGAATCCTGAAACTGTGGCGTGCGCGTGAAGGATCCGCTGACGTCCACCCCGATGAAGAGCGAGAGCCGGGGCTCCGCTTCTCCGGAGGATGTGCAGCCGGGTGTCAGCAGCAGCGCAGCGACAAGTAGGACGTACAGCCGGTGTGCCATGGGGGCCTCCTCTTACCCTATCGCCCACTCGCCCGGCCAGAGGCGTGACCCTCAGCCCGCGCAAGCTTGAGCAACTCGCCTGTTTCCATGAAGGTGTGCAGTGTCTTGAGCGGCATCTTGAACATGTGCCGCCCGGCAAACAGCAGCATGAAGAAATTGATGGTGGCGGCGAGCACCTGGAGCGGCGGGAGGACGTAGGCCTCCACGAGCTGCATCCCGGCGCTCTGGAACCAGCCAATGTCTTTCTTCACGTGGCCGATCATTTCCTTGGTCCACGAAAGAACAGCCTCCGGGGCAGGATGCGCCTCTGTGTGCGCCTCCGTGATGCCCTGAGCAGAGATGATGGCTGTGAGGGTCGGCGTCCCGTATCGCGCAAAGAGGAACCAGGTCATCCCGCGGATTCCAATCCAGGCCATCGCCGAGATGAGCAGCACACCCGTGAGACCGATCAGGACCTGCCCACCACTTTGACGGGCCAGCACCGGGGTTATGGCGTCGACCAACTCACGGTAAAGGAAGAGGACCTCAAAGAACATGACGAACGCCTCCACCAGGGCCGTTTTGACTATGTCCGGCCAGTTGCGCTGCTGGATGGCCTCGAGCATGACCTGCAGAGCGGCGAAACTGCCAGCGATGAGCAGGACGAGGAAGATGAAGAGAACCGGTTGCAGGTAGGGGTGGGGGCCCCCCCCCATGAGGTCGGTGGTGATATCAGAGACGGTGGGGTACAGGGTGACGCTGAAAATCCCCCCCTCGAGGATACACCAAACGATGGTGAGGGTGACGGCGATCCAGGGAATGCCCGGCCGCAACGTCTTCTTGGTGACCTGTTTGAGGAGGGAGAAGGGGAGCGTGATGAGTTCAACGATGGCGAGGTACACGCCAGCGGCCAGAATGCGGATGAACCCCCACACAAACCCCGCTGTCACAAACACGGCCCGGATGATTCCGGCCCAGTACATGCCGATCGCGCGACCGCTATCCCACCAGGTGCTGAGCACCACCGCGACAAACTGATTCCGCCCCCCGCGAAACGGCAAGGTGTAGACGGCGGCCATCGTACACCACATGCCGGCAATGACGTGCAAGGCCGGGAGGAGGAAAAGGATGAATTTCAGGGCTGCCTCCGGGGAGGAGGAGTAATCCCAGATGAACCCTAAGATCATCGCCTGAACGGTTGGGATCCAGGACACGGGTAGGGTCACGATCTGGAAGAGCAGTCTCCATTGGGGAGGAAGAGCGTTTTCAATTTCCGGGGCCATGTGACCTCCTCCAAGGGCCGGGACTTCCCAGGCCTTTCACGAGTTTGTGATTGATCGCGGCCAAACGCCACGCTGGTGCACACCTAGTCCGACCTTCCATGTAGCACCATGTAGCAAATTTGGGGCCAAATTTCCTTGAGGCCACCGATCAGCGGCACCCCCCGGGGGGGCATGGGTCTAGGGACGGAGCGGTCCAGCCTCTCCTGCGAATGAAAAATCCTTCGCGGACAGATCATCCTAGCCACCTATGTGCCAAGGGCTTGGGGTAGAGCTCAAGACATCCTGACGTAGGGTCCCGTTCCCCTGTGACGATTTTTGTACATGCCCGGGAAGGGAACCGACGGACAGCTGGCACCCTATCTGCATGATATGGTCCGGACTCTGCACAAAAAAGGGACATCGTTTCGTTCACAGCATGGCCACGGGCCATCCGATCAGGGGTCCCTTCATCGACCGAAGGGTACGCGGAGACTTCAGGATGTCAAGGCTATGAAGAAAGCAACTCGCACACGAGATGTGCGTAAGAATCGTCAGATGCAGAAGACTCCAAGGTTTCGTATCTCTGGGATCAGGGGGGGAATCCCAACCCTCCAGATGG is a window from the Candidatus Methylomirabilota bacterium genome containing:
- a CDS encoding TraR/DksA C4-type zinc finger protein; translated protein: MDKQKTLSRQITKEREAVRTQLIRMADRKMNGFWASSEVSNGDPEDLPEQAQQELLQEQETRAYELLTSRAKALDQAWKSFQRGTYGVCRLCEKQIPWKRLKAVPTATLCVACQETVE